The sequence below is a genomic window from Cucumis melo cultivar AY chromosome 5, USDA_Cmelo_AY_1.0, whole genome shotgun sequence.
AGCAAGCTCCCATAGACAAAAAGCTGCAATTTAATATCCCTCATGTTTGTTTGTGTTTGGTTGGGGTTCGGTGGGGTGTGGGGGATCTTTAACCACAAAACTCTGAAACGCATAAAGTACCAGGTATCTACCATGACATGTTTTCCTCTTCAAATAACCTCCATAAGATTTGTTTCATTGTTTCCTTGAAGCTAAAGCTAGAAGGAATCAGAGAGGAAGCAGATTTTATGCAatctttttctattttactAAACAAGCAAGCATCCAAtgttaaataaattttgatttgagTCGAGTGATTTGGGAGATCAAGACTAACATAAACACCTGATTAACCATAACTAAACAGAAAGTTAAATATACGCACCAATACTTTCATGTTAACCGATCGCCCTGATGAATTTACATTACCCCCACTCACAACAAGGATGGAGTCTTATGCACTGAAAGAGTAAACGAAATCAGAGATAAAGTGATAGAGAATCAAAATACAAACTAAAGATTCTGAGATATGTTATGCAAATTCACATCCATTTCTCATCAAAGGCAATGTACatttataagaaaaataacATATGAATAATCTTTGACAGACATCTGTAAGAAAGACTACTTCCCCAGGTTACTGACCTTTCTTTCagccttctttttcttcctccttTTAGGCCCTTTGAAGACTAGGTAACTTTGTTCAGTTGAATTTGAACAAAAATATGTGAATTTACCTAATTTAAACATGTTCTGCTTACACACGTACAAACATATGCATGGACAAATCACCCCATATATAGTAAGAATGAGTATGTGTATATTTCTCATTCAATTATAGAAATAATACCAATTCACTTATGAATTATGATGCACTATTTAGTACAAAATCTCATCATTCAaaagattatttatttatttacttttgatATAATGACTTAAAGGTAAAGTTCCAGCAGAATCTCCCAGAAAAGATGCAACTTCAACTCCAGAAATTAGGGAAAATCAATAATGAACGGTCAGCTGCTCAGATTGAGATACGAGACACCCTCAATGAAAGAAAGCAATTGTTTTTATATTCTCTTGATAAGTAATCCTAATCCCATGACACAGATAGTTGCTCAAAGTATTGTAACCACACGCTGCAACCAAACTTAAGTACATGAATCAACAAATTTCAGAAAATGCATCCCAGTTGGAAAGTTGTGATATTAGCTCTCAATAGAAATTACAAGAAGGTTCAGCCACGTAACTGggaaaggaataaatatagacTTAAGCGAGGTTACCCTATGCTCTCCAAATTACACATACATGTGCATCTATCATGATATCAGTATGTGTCTGTGTGTGATATACTGACATGAGTATGTATAGGATGAAAGGAGCCTGCAGAAGACAATGAGACAAATAGTCTagcttaaagaaaaaaaaatgataaaatacaACAAGATATCTGATTCTGAAGAACTAAAGTTAATGATGTATTtcctttccttttatttttttggctGACTTTGTTGACTGATATGCCTTATGCACACTGCAACTAGTTCCAAGAGAATGCCACTAGACCTGTGACATTTTTTATCTCAGATATTTCATATCATAGATAAATGGTACTGAAGTTTGAACTCGTAATCacacaaatatccaaatttatCCAAAAGTTAAATATAGGCATTTTACTAGACTGATTTATGAATTGCTGAAGAAATTCCTATTTTTCTTCATATGGAAGCATACGACTAAATAGAAAAGCCATTCAAGTGATAACTTCCCTACCCTGCTCCCCAAGTTACAATTCATGGAATTGTAGTTTGCTTGGGGAAGACAAGgaagaatatcataaaataccaaaaaattaTGAACACCTATGAcctaataatttaattaattttaaccAATGGCATAATGAATTCAAATTGGGTCTCAGATAAGGCAAAGAACATGATCTTGTTTTCAATGAGCATAAACAGCACGGTATCAAAAATCATGAAAAGTAATTCTCATGTGAGACAAAGAAAGTTGTAACCTCAAGATTGAATTCACTTCTATCGTTGTATTAGTTATGTGCCTCAATTAAAGAAATCATTCACGGTTAATTCAGATTTCTTTGCAAACCATGTTGGTTAATGGTTCACTCAACTCAATGTCACACCTCACATGTTTGGAGGGCCTGATCTAATTATACAGTTCTGTGCAGTTGAGACgcaaatattataaaatttcaaCTAAAGCTACAAAAGGAATCGTTCTCATTGGTGACAATACGACATTATGGGAAACTAAAGTTTCCAATCTTATATGCCACAACATTGAAAAACTGTCTACAAACCTGACCCTTTAGTTTGACTGTCAAACCAATAAGATGGAACCTCAGGTGGCAAACAAAATGGTTCATTCTCCTCATTGCTACAAAATGGCTCTTTTCGTTTTTTTGTGGAAGATTCTGAATTCTGACCACCACAACTCCACATATTTGAACAGGAACCGAAGCGTTCGAACTCAGTTCTGGTTGGGAAAAAACTGAATTCTTCATTCGCATAAATGGTTTGATCATGGAATTGGCGCCTCTCCCGAGAACTGCTTGGAGCAACATCTCCAGTTTCAAGAGCCCAAGTTTTTCTGCTGCTTACACATGGCAAGGAAGGTACACCCAACCTTAAAGATAAATCACATTCTGTGTCTGGTAGTTTTTCTTCTCTGGCTGTGATAACTTCTGATGGGAATCTGCTCATAGCATTTCCGGACTTGCAAGAGCGAAGGCTGTGCTCAGCAGGCTCTGCACTTGATATGATTGGTCTACCCAAAAATATAGTCTGTTGGTTGGCGTCTGCAGATATCTGGGAACTTAAATTGGGTTCTTCAGTTTGACAACGAATTCCATAATACAATGGATAAACAGATCCCATGTTAAGTGGGGTGTTGGTCTCAGTCATTGAAAAGTTGTTATGAACAACTGGGACATTCTCAATCAAGAAAGCAGGGCTACTCGGAATGGCAGGGTTGTTATGTTGTTTTATTTGGCTACTGCGCTCTGAACCAAAAAAACTGGAGTTCATAGTCTTGGCTCTTGCAAAGTTCAACTGGTTGCCAGGGTGTAATGGCGATACCGGTAGGCGTCTTTCGTCGGTGGCTTTATTCAATGTAGTGGCAAGAGTAGATGTTGGTTCTTGACCCCTTGGAGTAAGATAAGTCCTCGGGTTGCTATGGCGTTGGCTTCTAGAAGCTCGTACCGGAACACAACCGAGGTTAAGTGCAGCTGAATGAAACAGAGAAGaagcaaagaaaaagaaaacaggAATAACTAACAACTTGAGTTCATACAAACAGATGACAAAAAACAAACCAAAACCTAATACATTTcgaataaagaaaaacaaagagcACATTTTCATCATTAGATCCAAGAACTTGAAATACAACGACGTTTTTTACCTTCAACACATGGAGGCAAAAGCTCACCACTTTCACTACTTTCATCTCTTCGAATTATAGTATTAACAGCATCATTTAAACGGTCCCAAAGCGTCTCAAGATTCATATACTCAACCTAAGCAACAAAACTAAGAAAATTAAGGAAATGAAATCCAAAGCTTGAAACACGACAAGATCCAAATTGTGAGCAAAACCCAGAAGAGTAAAGGGCAAAAATACCTCGGAATTAGCTTTAGAATACATGATTTCTTCAGCTCTGAAAACAACAATCGGCAATTTCTCTTGCCATTCCTTGTTCTTTTTAGTTGCAGGGGTATGATTCTCATGGACAACCCTGATCAAACAAATGATGTGCAAATTCACCAAAATGCACAAAACAAAATACAAAGTCGAAACGAATCAACAAAATTAACAAGACCCAGAACCTGAAAATTTGCTGAATAATAGAACCTCTCATGGGTTGGAGCCTATCGCTATGCCAAGCTCTCCGCACACACTCGTACGGTCTCGGGCCTGGCCTTGGCATCTTCGTTCCGCAATAGCTAAGCCAGTCAcaaaaatcaaaaatcaacaaaagatTCGAAACTCTTAGCTCCCAAAAATTCAGTGGGTACTACTGAAGATGGGTTTGGATGATTTTGCATTAACTCTCTATCTCTCTTTTAATCCTCCATTTTCATTCCCCAATTGGCAATGGGACAGTTCTTGCTGGGTTTTGGGGaaaagagaggaagagagagagaaagagaaagggTAGCTTTCTCATTCCCTTGTCTTCTTCAATAATTTAAGATAGTTTACCCCCCAAAACTTTGATGCTCAATCTACTTGTTTTTGTGTATAAGGAGTGTCACCTATTGGGGAAAATAGAGTGGAGGGGTGGGGTGGGCTTCAAAAAGTGCTCTGTAAAATCTCCCTGCCACAACATTCAAGCAATTGGCACATCAATTAACCTTGTGCTATGGGCCACACCACCTCTATAAACAGCGACTTCCCATCATCtcatacataactttgaatctATCTTCTAAATAACCAAACCAAATTTCAAAAATCTCAATCCATTTTCCTACTCCCCCCATTAAgaaaaatcacttttttttatTCTGGGTCTCTCTATTTTCACCCAACTCACAACCTTTGCTTCAAAACAAGTAATGGCCTTTGAAGAATGGAGAGGAATTTTGTGTTTTGCTGAGTGGTGGCAGTGGCTAATGGCACTGCCCTGACATTGCATGCCATACCCACTCTCCCATGTCTCATTTCCATGTCCCCACTTTGAAAAAACCATCACAATGAATGACCCCATAAAAacctcttcttttccttttcccaaaatggcaacaataGCTTACACTTTCAAACTTTCAACTTAGTTGCCCAATTTCTACAGGTAATAATTTGGATCTTCAAACTTACCAGAAacaattataaatataatttcaagttaaagtattaataaattataatgCAGAAGATTAAAAATACAGTATGATTTAAATCTAGCTCTcaaagtctatcggtgatagactatATAATAGATTTGAGTCTATGAGTGAAAAGAGTCTGACTCTAAAAGTGTTATTCATTGCAATTATCCAACTTACGATTAATTATAAGAATTAGACTCTTAAACTTATATAATAACTACAGCTTCTACCTTTAGTTTAAGGGTCCAGATTCAACAGTGTAGCTGCAATTATCGAACTTAAGCAACTTTATGCAATTTctctttatatttttctttttcattttaagtcaattttcttcttcattccaTCTTTTTCCCTATTTTCATGACAAGTCTATGTCCACAGGGAGCTCAAACTGCCAAAGTGGCAAACTCATCTTCTCTGTTTCCATGTATGTTGTCTGTCCCCTTTACCCTTTTTCTAACTTGAGAACCTTGAAAGTAGGGATGTTTGGTATTTAGTTTTGGATGGTTAAGAATGAAACGTCTTTGTTTTGGATAATGCATTGGAATTTCATTTTATCTTCTAACTCTTTTAAATCGTTAGCGTGAACGTGACAAGAGTAAATTTACGCATATGTTATAATGCTTGAGTTCAAGAACACATGGCTGAATCGAGAACGACTTTACATACAAAGAGATCTTGAATATATTTAGGTAGGGTGAAGATGGACTAAAAAGAATTGATAGTGAGTAAGAAAAAAACAACATACTGGAAGGACTCGTATTGATACGTAAGAATAATCTTTTTTAAGGACTTGTGTTGATACACAAGAATAATCTTCTTACCGGTCGTTTAAGATAAATATATTAGTAAGTTGCAAAATGTCAAGTTTATTTATATGATAAAGTATATAAAGTTCACTTTCAATAAGAATAAAGAGATTTGAATCTTTGAACATCAacttaacaaaacaaaaaaaaaaagagaaagaaaaactaATACCTTAAGGTGGTATAAGGGAAtggaattaaaaaaagaaactttgttAATAGTGTGtactaaaatattgagaaataaTGGTCCCAC
It includes:
- the LOC103496707 gene encoding uncharacterized protein LOC103496707 isoform X1, whose translation is MPRPGPRPYECVRRAWHSDRLQPMRGSIIQQIFRVVHENHTPATKKNKEWQEKLPIVVFRAEEIMYSKANSEVEYMNLETLWDRLNDAVNTIIRRDESSESGELLPPCVEAALNLGCVPVRASRSQRHSNPRTYLTPRGQEPTSTLATTLNKATDERRLPVSPLHPGNQLNFARAKTMNSSFFGSERSSQIKQHNNPAIPSSPAFLIENVPVVHNNFSMTETNTPLNMGSVYPLYYGIRCQTEEPNLSSQISADANQQTIFLGRPIISSAEPAEHSLRSCKSGNAMSRFPSEVITAREEKLPDTECDLSLRLGVPSLPCVSSRKTWALETGDVAPSSSRERRQFHDQTIYANEEFSFFPTRTEFERFGSCSNMWSCGGQNSESSTKKRKEPFCSNEENEPFCLPPEVPSYWFDSQTKGSACGYNTLSNYLCHGIRITYQENIKTIAFFH
- the LOC103496707 gene encoding uncharacterized protein LOC103496707 isoform X2, which produces MPRPGPRPYECVRRAWHSDRLQPMRGSIIQQIFRVVHENHTPATKKNKEWQEKLPIVVFRAEEIMYSKANSEVEYMNLETLWDRLNDAVNTIIRRDESSESGELLPPCVEAALNLGCVPVRASRSQRHSNPRTYLTPRGQEPTSTLATTLNKATDERRLPVSPLHPGNQLNFARAKTMNSSFFGSERSSQIKQHNNPAIPSSPAFLIENVPVVHNNFSMTETNTPLNMGSVYPLYYGIRCQTEEPNLSSQISADANQQTIFLGRPIISSAEPAEHSLRSCKSGNAMSRFPSEVITAREEKLPDTECDLSLRLGVPSLPCVSSRKTWALETGDVAPSSSRERRQFHDQTIYANEEFSFFPTRTEFERFGSCSNMWSCGGQNSESSTKKRKEPFCSNEENEPFCLPPEVPSYWFDSQTKGSGLVAFSWN